The genomic interval CCGGCGGCCAGCTCCCGCTCCAACCCGTCGGCCAGCCAGCTCCCGTCGTCGTCGCCACCCCAGACCCGCGTCTTCAGCTCCGCGATCCGGTCCAGGTCGGCACGCTCGGTCACCTCACGCAGGCGTACCCCTTCGGGCGGCACCGGCAGCGTCGCCGCCAGCGACGCGACCGGGCCGATAACCACGGTCTCCCGCTCCTCCGGCACGAAACCGGCGGCCACCAACCGGTCTGGCAGGTCCGCCGGCAGGTCGTGGCCGTGCAGCTTCCACTCCACCGGCTGGCCCAGCCCGCCGAAGAAGTTCCGCTGCCGCACGATCAACTCGTCCAGCGCCGCCCCGGTGAGGCCAGCCAGATCCCGGTACGTCACGAAGCCGCCCCGGTCCAGCCCCTGGATCCGCAGCAGCGGGCCGTCCCGGTCCACCGTCACACCCGCCGGCACCGGCTCCGGCGGGCGGGCCCGCAACTGGTTGTCGTAGGCCGTCCGCAGCAGCTCGGCGTCGAGGTCGCTCACCCGCCCAGGCTACGGGCGATGTCCACCCGATAATCTCCGAACGTGTACCAGGCGGTCCGGCGGTGGTTCGACCCGCGCGAGCTGCGGGAGGTCGGCGAGACGCCGGACTACCGCTTCTCGCTGGCCAACGAACGCACCTTCCTGGCCTGGCTGCGTACCGGGCTGGCGCTGATCGCCGGTGGACTCGCCGTCGCCCAGTTCCTCCCCCCGATGCCGGTACCGCACCTGCGCGAGGCGCTCGCCGTGGCACTGCTGCTGCTCGGCGGCGCGGTGGCGGTCCGGGCGGTGGACCACTGGGCGCGTACCGAGCGGGCGATCCGGCTCGGCGACGAGCTTCCCACCTCCCGGTTCCCCGCCGTACTCGCCCTGCTGGTCGGGCTCGGCGCCGTACTCCTCGTGGTGGCGGTGCTGGTGCAGGGCGGCCGGGAGCCGTGAGCCCGGCACGGGGCGGTCCCCGGCACCCGCCACCGGGGCGGGACGCCGGGCTGGCCGGCGAGCGGACCCGGCTCGCGTGGCGGCGCACCGTACTCGCGGTCGGCGTGGTGGCGGTGCTCGCCGCCCGGCTGGCCCTGTCGAACGGTACGGTCGGGGCGCTGGTCACCGCGCTGGCCGGGCTGGGCTGGCTCGGCGTGCTGCTGGTGACCTTTCCGCGGATCGCCGGCCGGCGACTCCGCCCCGGTCCGGCGCTACCGGTGACCGCCCTGATCACCGCCGGTTTCGCCGTACTCGGCCTGCTGCTGGTGCTGGCGTCGGTGCACTGACCCCGACCGGTACGTCATCATGGCCAGATGGTCCGCCTCTACGCGCTCCTCGCCATCGGACAGCTCATCCTGGCCGTCGTCGCTCTGATCAGCTGCCTGTCGGCCGAGGACGACGAGATCCGCGCACTCCCCCGGTTCGCCTGGGTCCTGATCATCCTCTTCTTCCCGCTGGTCGGCTCGATCGCCTGGTTCGTCGCCGGCCGGCCGGCCCGCACCGAACGGCCGGCCGCCGGTGGGCGTCCGGCCGGTGGGCGTCCGGCCGGTGGGCGTCCGGGCGGTGGTCGGGACCGCCGGCCGCCGCTCGCCCCGGACGACGACCCGGAGTTCCTGCGTTCCCTGGACGACGAGCGGTCGAAGCGCGACCGCGAACTCTTCGACAACTGGGAGCGGGACCTCCGGCGCCGGGAGGAGGAACTGCGGCGCCGGGACAGCGAGCCGCCCCGCGAAGAGGACAAGCCGGACGTCTGACCGATCCCCCGGTCCGGCACCGCAGAACCCGCTGCCGGCGCTCGACCGCCCGATGGCGGGCAACCGACGGAGTCCGCCGTTCCGGGGACCCGTGACCCTGCCCGGCCGTAGCATGGCCGAGATCGGTGCCCACCACCCCTCGCACCGCTGATTGGCGCGGCCGCGCCCGGGGCGAAGGACGACAGGCATGGCACACGGGGTGGTGACCGGGCCGGCATGGCCGGCGGACGGTTCGGCGGAGCCCGACGACCGCCGGCCCCGCCGACCGGGGTGGCTCGGGGACTCACCGACCAGGCTCGGCGTGCTGACCTTCGGGCTGGCCCAGGCGGTACTGCTGTTCTGGTGGGCCGCCCGCTATCCCGGCCTGTTCAGCCCGGACTCGCTCGACCACGTCTGGCAGGCCACCACCGGCAACTGGAACACCCACCACCCGGTCAGCTACACCGCACTGGTCTGGCTGTCGGTGCGACTCACCGGCGGAATCGGCGCGCTGACCCTGGCCCAGACCGCCGCGCTGGCCGCCGGCCTGGCATACGCGGTCACCGGGCTGCGCCGGATCGGCGGCCCGGGCTGGGCCTGGGCCAGCGCCGCGGTGGTGCTCGTCGCGCTGCCTCCGGTCGGCACCTTCACGGTCTGCGTCTGGAAGGACGTGCCGTACGTCGTCTGCCACGTCTTCCTGCTCGGCACGGTGGCCCGGCTGCTCGCCGTACGCCGGCCGGACCGCACCGGTGCCCCGGCGCAGCCGAACGGTCGCGGTCCGGCAGCCGGCGGCAACGCCTTCGGTACGGTCGTCCGGCACGCCGCCCCGGCACCGTGGGCGGCCGGACGTCCGGCCGGAGAGAGCCGGCGACCGTCCTGGGGGCTGCTCGGCGCCCTCGTCGCCGAGCTGACCCTGAGCTGCCTGTTCCGGCAGAACGGCTTCGTGGTGGCGGCGATCGTCACCGTGCTGCTGGCGCTGCTGCTGCGCGGGTTGGCGCTGCGGGTGCTGCTCGCCGGGGTGGTGGCCGCCACGGTCGCGCTGCTGACGAACTGGACCCTGCTGCCCGCCCTCGGGGTACGGGACAGCGAGTCCATCGTGGCCTACGAGGCGTTCCTCGCCGACCTGGCGATCGGGTACGCCGAACGGCCGGCCGACTTCCCCGCCGCCGATCTGGCCCTGCTGACGAAGGTGGCGCCGCTGGCACACTGGCGCCAGTCGGCGGACTGCTACACCGTCGACTCCACGGTCTACCACCCCGACTTCGACCGCCGGGCCGCCGCGGCGCACCACGACGAACTGCTGTCGGCCTGGTGGCGGCTGGTACGCCGTTCGCCGGAGACGGTGCTCGCCGCCCGGACGTGTCGGGGTTCCATCGCCTGGCGCCCCACCCCGGCCGGCGGGTTGCGGGCCAACCCGACCGCCTGGGCGCTGCCGATCTATCTCGAACGGGATCCGAGGTTCCAGCGGCCGGAGGTGCTGGCCGTCGCGTACAGCCGGCCGCTCGGCGAGCCGGTCAGCGAGGCGGCGGACGTGCTCGCCAGCCGGGTCGGCCAGCCCGAGTGGCTGCTGTGGCGCGGTGCCACCTGGGCCTACCTGGCGTACCTGACGGTCGGGCTGCTGGCCTGGCGCCGACGGGACCGCGCGTT from Plantactinospora sp. BC1 carries:
- a CDS encoding GNAT family N-acetyltransferase, encoding MSDLDAELLRTAYDNQLRARPPEPVPAGVTVDRDGPLLRIQGLDRGGFVTYRDLAGLTGAALDELIVRQRNFFGGLGQPVEWKLHGHDLPADLPDRLVAAGFVPEERETVVIGPVASLAATLPVPPEGVRLREVTERADLDRIAELKTRVWGGDDDGSWLADGLERELAAGAELDQPPLAIVVAETDDELVSAAWVRFVSGTRFATLWGGATLPHWRRRGIYRSLLAHRARLADARGFSLLQVDASEESRPILQRLGFVPVTTTTPYVYTPNP
- a CDS encoding YidH family protein; amino-acid sequence: MYQAVRRWFDPRELREVGETPDYRFSLANERTFLAWLRTGLALIAGGLAVAQFLPPMPVPHLREALAVALLLLGGAVAVRAVDHWARTERAIRLGDELPTSRFPAVLALLVGLGAVLLVVAVLVQGGREP
- a CDS encoding DUF202 domain-containing protein, which encodes MSPARGGPRHPPPGRDAGLAGERTRLAWRRTVLAVGVVAVLAARLALSNGTVGALVTALAGLGWLGVLLVTFPRIAGRRLRPGPALPVTALITAGFAVLGLLLVLASVH
- a CDS encoding PLD nuclease N-terminal domain-containing protein, whose protein sequence is MVRLYALLAIGQLILAVVALISCLSAEDDEIRALPRFAWVLIILFFPLVGSIAWFVAGRPARTERPAAGGRPAGGRPAGGRPGGGRDRRPPLAPDDDPEFLRSLDDERSKRDRELFDNWERDLRRREEELRRRDSEPPREEDKPDV